TCGCGGTCCGTTTTGAAGCGGCCCACGAGCCGCATCTTCCCGTACCGGACGCTCGTATAGAAGCTCATGGCTGGTGGGACACCCGGACTTCGCCCGGCGAGGCCGCCCCCGCCGCCTGCCGCTCGGCCGCCAGCGCGCGGATTTCACGCTCCAGTTCATCCACCATGGCCGACTCCTTCACCCGGCGCAGGAGCTTCCCCTTCCGGAAAATCATGCCCTCCCCGCGCCCGCCGGCCACGCCGATGTCCGCCTCCGCGGCCTCCCCGGGACCGTTGACCGCGCAGCCGAGAATCGAGATCCGCATCGGCACCTGCACGTCGCGGATCCGCTCCTTCACCTCGCGCACGATCCGCTCGAGATCGATCGCGATCCGGCCGCAGGCCGGACAGGCCACGATTTCCGGCTCCCGGACGCGACGCCCCGTCGCCTTCAGGATGTCGTAGGCCGCCTGGATCTCGAGCGCCTTGTCTCCCGTGAGCGAAACCCGGATCGTATCGCCCACTCCGTCCAGAAGAATTCGGCCGATCCCGATCGCGCTCTTGATCGTCCCGTATCCCGGCAGGCCCGCCTCGGTCACCCCCACATGGAGCGGATAGTCCGTCATCCGCGCGAACCGGAGGTATGCGTCGATCACGTACTCCATGTTCGTGGACTTGAGGGATACCACGATGTCGCGGAACCCGCACCGCTCCAGCCATTCGCAGTGCCGAAGCGCGCTCTCGACGAGCGCCTCCGACGTGGCCCATCCGTGCTTCTCGAGAAGGTCCTTCTCGACGGAACCGGAATTGACCCCCACGCGCATCGAGATTCCCTTGCGCCGGGCCGCCTCCGCCACGATCCGGACGCGCTCCTTCCCCGCGTCGTCGAAGCGTCCCGCCAGGCCTCCCACGTTGCCCGGATTGAGGCGAACCTTGTCCACCCCCTGCTCGATGGCCTCCAGGGCGAACTTATAGTTGAAATGAATGTCCGCCACGAGCGGAACGTCCCCGAGAAAGCGCTTCACCGCCCCGAGCGCCTGGGCGTCCGCCTGGTCGAAGACCGCCACCCGGACGATCTCGCAACCGGCCTCGAGCATGCGGCGGATCTCGGCCTTCGTGGCCTCGAGGTCGGCGGTCTTGGTCGTGGTCAGGGACTGAACCCAGATGGGATGTTCGCCCCCGATGACGAGCTTCCCGCAGCGAACCTCGCGCGTCTTGTGGCGGACGATCATGGCTCTCCGGTCTTCACGCGCCGCGAGGAAGGAGGGACGGCTAGAGCCAGCGCCTCAGGATGACGAGGTATTTCTGCCGGTGCGCCCGGACGTCGCGGTCCAGGTACGGCGGAATCGTCTTCTTCGGCGGAGGCTCCAGGCGGTCGTCCATGGTCTTGGGCAAGTCGAACGGCCAGGGAGTCTTCTTCGGAGGCGCCGGCACGTCCAGTTCCAACGGGCTGACCATCAGCTCCTCCGGAAGGCTCGCCGGCTCGTAGCCGACGACCATCCACCCCTCGGATTCCATCTCGCGGACGAAATCTTTCACTTCCTCGGACGCCATCGGGCCGAAGGCGCGCTCCTCGTACTCCGGCCCGGGCAGGTCCCACTGATGAGGATATTTCCCCACGTTGTACGGATTGCCCGGCCGCATGAGGCACCCCGAAAGCGCCCCGAGCGCAACCGCGGCGGCGACCGCCTGCTTCATCCCCGGCATTCTAAAGCCCCTCCCCCGGGCTTTCAATCGTTTCTCCCCCCCCCTTCAAACAGGACGTCGTTCAGGGCACGGTATACGCCGCCTCCGCTTCGAACCGGCGTCCGCTGGCGGCCCCCCGAAAGCGAAGCACGTACCGACCGGCCGGAAGATCGGGGCCTCCCACTTCCGCCCGCTGCAAAAGAACGATCCGCCGCGCCCCTCCGGGAACCCCCGCCCGCGCCTCCAGCACCGCCTTGGCTCCACCCGGACCCTCGATCCGCACCTCGTGCACGTAGGCGTCGCGGTCGAACGCGAACTCGAAGGCCACCGCCTTGCGCCCCTCCTCCGTGGCGCCCCGTTGAGATCCCAGCGGCCGGACGGCCACGCCGCTCGCGGCGGGCGCCCCGGCCGTCAGAGCCGCCGCCTCCGCATCCTTGCGCGTCCCCGCCCGGTTCCCGGGAATCGCCGGCAACGCCGCCACGGGAGCTTTCGCGGCGGCCTCGTAGAGCGCCAGCGCTTCCGGCATGTGACGCTCGAGATCCTCGATCCGCGTCTCATGCGAGGGATGCGTCGAAAGAAACTCGGGCGGCCCGCCCCCGCTCATCTTCTGCATCCGCCGCCAGACCTCCACCGCCTGGCGCGGATCGTATCCGGCCCGGGCCATCAGCTTCAGGCCCTCGCGATCCGCCTCGGTCTCGTGGGCCCGGCTGTGGGGGAGCATGAAGCCCACCTGCGCGAGAACCCCATAGGCCGCCAGCACCCCCTGCCGCGTCGATTCGTCCCGCCGCCCCAGCGTCGCCCCCAGGAGCGCCCCCACTCCGCCCACCAGCAAGCCCTCGCTCAACCGCTCGGCGCCGTGCCGAAGGAGCGCGTGGGCGATCTCGTGCCCCATCACGAAAGCCATCCCCGCTTCGTCCTGGAGGACCGGAAAAATCCCGGTGTAGAAGGCGATCTTCCCGCCCGGCAGGCACCAGGCGTTCAGCGTCTTGTCGTCCACGATGACGTTGAATTCCCACTGAAACTCCGGCCGGCCGGCCGCCGCGGCCAGACGCTGCCCCACCCTTCGGACCGGCCCCACCTCCGCCGGATCGGTCGAGATCCGCTCCTGCGCCAGAACCTCCTGATACGCCTGCCGGCCGAGCTGCGCTTCCTCCGCCTCCGAAATCGCGATGAACTGGCGGCGGCCCGTGTAGGGATTCCGCACGCACGCCGCCAGAGCGGCCAGCAGAAGAAAGACCGCCGCCTTCCTCATGGCATCCCCCGATAAAGCTCCGAAGACACAAACGGCGCCAGGGCCATGATCACCGCGTCGCGGGTCACCTGCCCC
Above is a window of Planctomycetota bacterium DNA encoding:
- a CDS encoding M48 family metallopeptidase, with translation MRKAAVFLLLAALAACVRNPYTGRRQFIAISEAEEAQLGRQAYQEVLAQERISTDPAEVGPVRRVGQRLAAAAGRPEFQWEFNVIVDDKTLNAWCLPGGKIAFYTGIFPVLQDEAGMAFVMGHEIAHALLRHGAERLSEGLLVGGVGALLGATLGRRDESTRQGVLAAYGVLAQVGFMLPHSRAHETEADREGLKLMARAGYDPRQAVEVWRRMQKMSGGGPPEFLSTHPSHETRIEDLERHMPEALALYEAAAKAPVAALPAIPGNRAGTRKDAEAAALTAGAPAASGVAVRPLGSQRGATEEGRKAVAFEFAFDRDAYVHEVRIEGPGGAKAVLEARAGVPGGARRIVLLQRAEVGGPDLPAGRYVLRFRGAASGRRFEAEAAYTVP
- the ispG gene encoding flavodoxin-dependent (E)-4-hydroxy-3-methylbut-2-enyl-diphosphate synthase, with the protein product MIVRHKTREVRCGKLVIGGEHPIWVQSLTTTKTADLEATKAEIRRMLEAGCEIVRVAVFDQADAQALGAVKRFLGDVPLVADIHFNYKFALEAIEQGVDKVRLNPGNVGGLAGRFDDAGKERVRIVAEAARRKGISMRVGVNSGSVEKDLLEKHGWATSEALVESALRHCEWLERCGFRDIVVSLKSTNMEYVIDAYLRFARMTDYPLHVGVTEAGLPGYGTIKSAIGIGRILLDGVGDTIRVSLTGDKALEIQAAYDILKATGRRVREPEIVACPACGRIAIDLERIVREVKERIRDVQVPMRISILGCAVNGPGEAAEADIGVAGGRGEGMIFRKGKLLRRVKESAMVDELEREIRALAAERQAAGAASPGEVRVSHQP